The Aythya fuligula isolate bAytFul2 chromosome 1, bAytFul2.pri, whole genome shotgun sequence nucleotide sequence GCTTCACCACGGCCATGTGCTCGCAATACGAATGGGGAACCACAAGGGAACGGCAATAGGGGAGCTTTGTCACCATCCCTGCCAATGGCACTATGAAAAGGAGAGCTCTCACCATGATAGCCAGGCCTATTTGGGCAATTGTTTGGTGATTCAAGATCCTTTGGTACCTGAGAGGGTGACAAATTGCAATGTAGCGGTCAAAAGCCATGGCCAGGAGCACTCCAGACTCCTCTGATGTTGCGGAGTGAACAAGGAACATCTGGACAAAACAGGCCACGTAGCCAATCTCAGTAGAATTCAGCCAGAATATGCTCAGCATCTTTGGGATGATGGATGTCACCATCACCACATCGATGACTGCCAGCATGCCCAAGAAGCAATGAATGGGGTCACGCAGGGACTTGTCCAGCCCAATGACAAGCAAAACTACACCATTTCCTACCAAAGCGATGATATATGCTGAGCAGAAAAGGATGCCCAGGTAGATGGGGAAAGTTTCCAGGGTGGGGACACCCACAAGGATGAAAGAGGAGGAGCTGCCGTTGGGGTAGTTGAAGGGATCAGAAGCCATGCAGGAGAATCTTGcttttgtgcttaaaaaaatgaaaaagacatcTTTTTAGGATCACTGAGATGTCCAGAACTAAGGTTGAGAAGCTGAGTACAATGCATCAATGCATGTGCCAAATCAGGAACCCAATTTTACATTATGTGAGATGGGACCTCCACAGCGTAATGTGACCAGGTGGGGGGAACGGGGCAGAAATGCTGGCTAAATGGGGCTGCTGTGACTTGCAGGTTACTTCAGGTAAGTTCATGTTTCAAATTTTACGACCAGGGCTGAAAAGGAATCTTTTACAGTCCATTGTTTGTGAAAGACTTGTTTCTTTGGTGGCTGCTCACCACCACTCAGTTGAAATCTGGAAATAAGCTGTTACTTCCCTCAGGCAGTGCTTTCGCCTGAGCAGTCAGCTTTCCTGCTATGGGCTCAACACAGAAAGTTGCTCCAaatttttaaggcaaaaaatgGTCTGAGAAAGTGCTCTGGAACATTAAGAAAGAccatgaaaatgtcttttcatagaatcacagaatcatagcataatagaatcacagaatcatagaataatagaatcatagaaacatggAATCATAGCatagcagaatcacagaatcatagaatcatagaaacagaaacacagaatcacagaatcatagaatgggctgggatggaagggacctcaaagattatgcagttccaacccccctgccataggcagggatgtcacccaccagatcaggttgcccagggccccatccagcctggctttgaacacctccagggatggggcatccacagcttctctgggcaacctgtgccagtgcctcaccaccctctgagtgaaaaatttctttctaaactctaatctaaatctgccctctttcagtttaaaagcattcccctttgtcctatcattatctacctgaataaagagtccttctccatcctaTTAGACctctttaagtatttaaaagctTCAGTTAGAtcaccctggagccttttcttctgtaagctgaacagcctcagctctctcagcctgtcttcgtaggagaggtgctccagccccttgatcatctttgtggcccttttgctgctttgtcttcattttttcgTTCACCCACGAATGAAGcctgcaaaactattttttattctggCAGGAGAAGCTTGAAGGTAATACAAACCCTCCAGAGAAAAATTCTGGAGACGAGAAGAGTCTGAGAACTGTGGGTAGGATCATTAATTTAATGTTAGACACAGTCTGCGTGGAAGCTGTGAGAAGCAGAAGCTAGACAAATTCAGAatagaaaaaaggaagatattgGAAGACAACTAAGGAAATACAGCacttaaattttcaaaataggGAGTGAAACAATAGCTTAACCCCAGGTgttgctgctggcactgctggctgaAAAGGTTGTTCAGGACGGAAGTGTTGGCCTAAATGTTTGTGAATCAGGATATTTTGGAGGCTGAAGTAGGGTctaaattcctttttaattgCTGTACTTTATTGCACTGCACCGAGCTCTTGTGTTTGAGtaaccagcagctgcaggagccagtTGTGACTCCCGATTTGCACAGAGAACAGTGCGGCTGACCAGCGGCTGCTTTCTCTGACCTGTAGACCCACAGACTGTCAGAGACACAGCCCAACCTTTCAGACCACCTTCTCTTGCAAAATAGAGATCTCCACTCTTGGAAACATAGCTGTGGACTCTGGGGTGGTGCAAGCCTCAGTTTAACACCCCCACATCGCAGACTCAGGTGATGGTTCAGGTACCTAAAGACAGGTGCCGAGAGCCATCTGAGACCCCCGGTGCCTACTCAGCCTCTATTCCCTTCACACCCTTCACATGTGGATGCTTGGGTACCTAGGGGCATCTCGAGTGGCTGTAGACACCCAAGTAAGGGGCAGTGGAATGGCACCCTGAGGGTCTGAGCCCCTGTAGCAGTCAGAGAAGAGCTACAGCATGGGTCCTACAGAGTAACTCACTCCCTGAATGTAGGGTCCTGCCCTAGGGTGAGTGGAAATTCTCTATGGGATCTGCTGACCACAGGGGCTGGGTCACCACAGTCTGTAGCCAGTGATCGGGCAGTAAGCATTCATGCAGGCAAGTgcatctggacacctacctcTAGGCACTTACGTGTGTTTGAATCCAGAGCTGGGTCCCCAGCTGCATATATCCAAGGGAAGAATAACTTAGCTTCCAGAAGGTCTTTCCCACAGCCACTGCCTGTTTCAATATAATTATCAGTATGTTTCAGTGTTATTATCAGTACTTCAGCAGTACTGAAGACCCCTGATCACTGGGGCTCCTTGGCTTGGAGCACAGAAGAATTTGCAGCCTAAGCAAAGGTTTCTGATCTGTGTCTGATGACACGGATAAGCTCCGGTAGGACTGTCACCTGGAAGGTGGCAGCGCTACAGCTCCGTGGATTGCAAAGTGCAGAAAGGCTGGAGTATTATTCTGTCCTTTGGAAGTCACCTAAGGGACACCAGATGGAGGCTGGGCTGTCTGTCTGTGAGAGGATGGAAATTTTCAAGGCTGCTTCAGCTTCAAGCATTAGCTCCCTCTTTTTGTATCATACTCTTGGAGTCTTGGGGTCATGGCAGTCTCCAGAG carries:
- the LOC116501968 gene encoding olfactory receptor 52I2-like; amino-acid sequence: MASDPFNYPNGSSSSFILVGVPTLETFPIYLGILFCSAYIIALVGNGVVLLVIGLDKSLRDPIHCFLGMLAVIDVVMVTSIIPKMLSIFWLNSTEIGYVACFVQMFLVHSATSEESGVLLAMAFDRYIAICHPLRYQRILNHQTIAQIGLAIMVRALLFIVPLAGMVTKLPYCRSLVVPHSYCEHMAVVKLACADPRPIRFYCVSMSSLIVGMDMAFIAVSYGMILKVVLGKKSCWKAFRTCGCHICVMMLYYIPGIVSIYAQQFGSSISVRAQVLLADLYLILPAMLNPIIYSMRTKQIHQAVLKILFSRKVCA